The Cucumis melo cultivar AY chromosome 5, USDA_Cmelo_AY_1.0, whole genome shotgun sequence genome has a segment encoding these proteins:
- the LOC103494607 gene encoding uncharacterized protein LOC103494607 yields the protein MAERTKNINIWQLFMLLNFNLLLPFSSGESNDVCISQGGRFAPFSSEGKPPSKVSKAQDLTLCRVFRKRTCCGVAQTHPALLSVRKLASAGEANHECLQLWELLECSICDPQVGVQPGPPLICASFCDRVFKACSDAYFSVDAKTQVLAPCGVNDFVCGRASKWVSNGTDLCNAAGFSVKISDEETSCYGSKARLDSIANSWKTSPSVVSSQRTGYLGILEDFQQWVKEMSFHEQVSWLIGSMVLSAGLLFASKRQSHSQRQKYAAIHRATKRIEATMNQNSLGTQGIRKGSRR from the exons GTGAATCAAATGATGTCTGTATTTCGCAAGGTGGTCGTTTTGCACCCTTCTCATCGGAAGGAAAACCTCCTAGTAAGGTCAGCAAAGCACAAGATTTGACACTTTGCCGAGTTTTTCGAAAGAGGACTTGCTGTGGTGTAGCTCAAACACACCCGGCTTTGCTTTCTGTTAGGAAGCTAGCTTCAGCAGGGGAAGCCAACCACGAATGCTTGCAATTATGGGAACTTCTGGAGTGCTCAATATGTGATCCACAAGTTGGTGTTCAACCCGGACCTCCTCTAATATGTGCCTCTTTCTGCGACAGAGTCTTCAAAGCTTGTTCTGATGCTTACTTTTCTGTTGATGCTAAAACGCAG GTTCTAGCACCGTGCGGAGTGAATGACTTTGTGTGTGGCAGGGCTTCCAAGTGGGTCTCAAATGGTACGGACCTCTGCAACGCTGCAGGTTTTTCAGTTAAGATCTCTGATGAAGAAACCTCTTGCTATGGTAGTAAAGCCAGACTAGACTCCATTGCTAATTCATGGAAGACTTCACCATCAGTAGTGTCATCCCAAAGAACAGGTTACTTGGGCATCTTGGAGGATTTCCAGCAATGGGTAAAAGAAATGAGTTTTCATGAACAGGTTTCGTGGCTGATCGGGTCCATGGTGCTTTCGGCAGGGCTTCTGTTTGCAAG CAAAAGGCAAAGCCATAGCCAGCGCCAGAAATATGCTGCCATTCACCGAGCAACGAAGAGAATTGAAGCGACCATGAATCAAAATTCTCTTGGTACCCAAGGAATCAGGAAAGGAAGTAGAAGATGA